The genomic DNA GGATGGGAGAAGTAATGGCTAAATGAGCAGTTATTACATTTTTTGGAGCTTTGTCATCTTGCGAAATGCGCTTTAGCAATATATTGAACAAAAGAAAAGTTGTGTTGAATTAAGTTTTAGATGCGCCTAAAAATTAATTAATACACTTTTTTGCTAGTTGCATAAAGATCCTAGTATCAGTTTAATAACTGTTTTTAGTTGCAGGTGATCTTTAACTTTTTGGGTGATGTGGTAAGGGTTTCTTAATTTATTCTACATCATGCGCAATGTGAAAAATGGCATCACCTTGGTTCACTATTGGAGACTCGTTTATACAAATAATATAGCCTGTTTCTTTCGCTTTTATTTTTTTCTCAAAGTAGCCGAACGGTCCGGATATGCTTCCTATCTCATCTCCTTTTTGCACGGATTCCCCCACTTTTATACTTGGGTGAAACATGCCAGAATGTTTTGCCCTGATCCATTTAGAGGCATGCACTAATTTTGGAATAGATTCTTTAAGAGCATATGCTGCCAATTCTTTTTCAAAATTTCGAAGTCCCAAGTGATGCATCATCCGTAAGGCACCTACAACGCCCGTATCCGTTATTTCCCTGTCTATTTGAAGCGATTTACCACCTTCATACAACAACACTTTTTTGTCTAATTGATGCAGCGTCTCACGAAAGGATTTTTCCCTTCCAGCGGACTTCACTATAAATTCAGCTCCAAATACTTTTGCCAATGCAAGGCCATCTACATCATCTCTATCTATTCTAATCTGGGGTGCATTAAAACGGCTATCTCCACCCGTATGGTAATCTATACAATAGTCTACAACAGGTGCTATATCTTTTACCAAATGGTAAGCAAACCTACTGGCTAAAGACCCTCTTAGACTACCGGGGAATACCCTGTTCAGATCCCTGCCATCTGGAAATTGCCTTGTTTGGTTTAAAAACCCGAAGATGTTGACTACCGGTATACATATGACCATACCACAATCTGGTCGGTTAAATTTTTTGGAAACTATTTGCCTTACTATTTCAACGCCATTGATCTCATTGCCGTGAATACCACCTGTGATCAATAGGGTAGGACCATCTTTTTTTCCGCGCTGTACTATTACAGGAACCTCGATCTTTGTTCTTGTGTGTAGTTTGGCGATATCTAGATTTAACTGGGCACCTTTACCTTTTGCTATTGTCTCACCTAAAACCGTGTACTTTTTATTGAACATGTTATATATGTATGTTTAACACTTTGCTGTATAACTTAATTTGTACGTTTTTGTTATAACAAAGTGTAAAATTAGATGATAAATAGCTGTCAATGCCAATTATAACAAAAAAGAAGTACCCATTGCTGAAATGTAAACTTTCAACAATGGGTGCTTAATGATCACGTATAGTTCCGGTTAGTTAGTATAGGGTGATATTGTTTTTATATGTCCATCTGGTTGGTGTTCTATTTCAATCATTTTAACCGAACGTAGGTGGGTAACACCACGTGAGAGACTACTGTCGTGATAGAATAAATAATACTTGTCTTTTATAGCGCAAATAGAGTGGTGGGAAGTCCAACCAACCACAGGCTCCAGAATTCTACCTCCATACGTAAAAGGACCATACGGAGTATCACCAATAGCATAACAAATGAAATGAGTGTCACCTGTAGAGTATGAAAAATAGTATTTGCCATTATACTTATGCATCCACGAAGCTTCAAAAAACCGACGGTCATTATCGGCTTCTAGCAATAAGTTTCCTTCGGTATCCAATATTTGAATTTCCTTAGGCTCTTCGGCAAACTCCAGTAAGTCATCTGTAAGTTTTGCAACTATGGGCAATAAAGCCGGTTCGTTTGGTGTAGGCAATTCATTATCTTCATGGTATGTATTGTTTCTGTATTTCTGTAACTGTCCGCCCCAAATACCTCCAAAATATAGGTAATAAGAGCCGTCTTCATCTTCAAAAACGGCTGGGTCTATAGAATAACTTCCTTTAATTGCTTCTGGTTGCGCCGTAAACGGACCGGTAGGACTATCAGAAACCGCAACACCTATTTGAAATATTCCATCAGCCTTTTTTGCAGGAAAATACAAGTAATATTTACCATCTTTATGTGCGGCATCTGGAGCCCACATTTGTTTTTCTGCCCAGGCTACATCATCAACATGCAACGCAATTCCGTGATCCGTAGCTTCACTGTTAATGCTATCCATAGAAAGCACATGGTAATCTTCCATGGCAAAATGGCTGCCTAAATCATCAAATGGAATATCTGATTCTATA from Maribacter dokdonensis DSW-8 includes the following:
- a CDS encoding succinylglutamate desuccinylase/aspartoacylase family protein, which encodes MFNKKYTVLGETIAKGKGAQLNLDIAKLHTRTKIEVPVIVQRGKKDGPTLLITGGIHGNEINGVEIVRQIVSKKFNRPDCGMVICIPVVNIFGFLNQTRQFPDGRDLNRVFPGSLRGSLASRFAYHLVKDIAPVVDYCIDYHTGGDSRFNAPQIRIDRDDVDGLALAKVFGAEFIVKSAGREKSFRETLHQLDKKVLLYEGGKSLQIDREITDTGVVGALRMMHHLGLRNFEKELAAYALKESIPKLVHASKWIRAKHSGMFHPSIKVGESVQKGDEIGSISGPFGYFEKKIKAKETGYIICINESPIVNQGDAIFHIAHDVE
- a CDS encoding glycoside hydrolase family 43 protein, with the translated sequence MPEESIDHIDFDELNKNAVSQPLVKHIYTADPSAHYFNGKIYIYPSHDIESDIPFDDLGSHFAMEDYHVLSMDSINSEATDHGIALHVDDVAWAEKQMWAPDAAHKDGKYYLYFPAKKADGIFQIGVAVSDSPTGPFTAQPEAIKGSYSIDPAVFEDEDGSYYLYFGGIWGGQLQKYRNNTYHEDNELPTPNEPALLPIVAKLTDDLLEFAEEPKEIQILDTEGNLLLEADNDRRFFEASWMHKYNGKYYFSYSTGDTHFICYAIGDTPYGPFTYGGRILEPVVGWTSHHSICAIKDKYYLFYHDSSLSRGVTHLRSVKMIEIEHQPDGHIKTISPYTN